A stretch of the Aegilops tauschii subsp. strangulata cultivar AL8/78 chromosome 4, Aet v6.0, whole genome shotgun sequence genome encodes the following:
- the LOC109734550 gene encoding uncharacterized protein yields MDRRATFASRSFAAPSIRINIPDQLPTLFEPQKAMPKPNPRSGTTADAPPSPERRLTVLALQLAVLEKAASRLGTLAFIWATVVLLAGFAITLSPTDFWCITGLLLIEGTRILGRSHELEWQHHQASRTRPASHAAVRAFFWMQLLSASACVSLSLVRLIHQHYGGTEDARTNRAAALNIFYSLALAEALLFLIEKALWQWKVSHHRLLERVADDCNLASACGQVAVRCFFYDSYMRCLNGSSFDGLHMTLVSYADDLITVGSHDEQSLGASILVALAESDRFADATLRRICVSAPTIERLIEMLSWKGASERDVRRSAAVVVSMLTERKLILLRVTGIPGAIESVASLLYADLDELNILGLSILNKLAHDHDNCDKIGKTRGLLDKIISYSSIDHALAASTPRDMRIKAVKQSLRVVKRLASTTGNTGKLLRRELTDIVFTVSNVREVLQRRDKNVQLELHQMAIEILTSLAMDDVAREIIGETGGVVSVLVAMFLPAGFTTKECRTTDAVRVEAGEALAMLAIENKKNCGEIIMALGGGVWRLVDALKDPIIIVSAARIMRNLCSYAGDEWQIPLRGVTAGAAKVLRSITVEKAKILSIFIGLAAQMLPYMEPGELHARLAAARVVDTVLARTLVQVLREYSRPSMDVPRIRRYTIELAMAMMRLDARYVALFVELGMGSELRCVAGTTSQLECFNVFSGSVGLSRRATSVRSLVTSALELMNKGRN; encoded by the coding sequence AtggaccgtcgcgctaccttcgcTTCCCGGAGCTTCGCCGCCCCGAGCATCCGCATCAACATCCCCGACCAGCTGCCCACGTTGTTCGAGCCGCAGAAGGCCATGCCGAAGCCGAACCCGCGCTCCGGCACCACCGCCGACGCACCACCGTCGCCGGAGCGCCGCCTCACCGTGCTGGCCCTGCAGCTGGCCGTGCTCGAGAAGGCGGCGAGCCGGCTGGGCACGCTGGCCTTCATATGGGCCACCGTCGTGCTGCTCGCCGGCTTCGCCATCACCCTCAGCCCAACTGACTTCTGGTGTATCACGGGCCTTCTCCTCATCGAGGGCACCCGCATCTTGGGACGCAGCCACGAGCTGGAGTGGCAGCACCACCAGGCCAGCCGGACCCGCCCCGCCTCCCACGCCGCCGTCCGCGCCTTCTTCTGGATGCAGCTGCTCTCGGCGTCGGCGTgcgtctccctctccctcgtccGCCTCATCCACCAGCACTACGGCGGCACCGAGGACGCCCGCACCAATCGTGCCGCAGCGCTCAACATCTTCTACAGCCTCGCGCTCGCAGAGGCGCTGCTCTTCCTCATCGAGAAAGCGCTCTGGCAGTGGAAGGTGAGCCACCACCGCCTCCTCGAGCGCGTCGCCGACGACTGCAACCTCGCCAGCGCCTGCGGCCAGGTCGCCGTCCGCTGCTTCTTCTACGACTCTTACATGCGCTGCCTCAACGGCAGCAGCTTCGATGGTCTCCACATGACTCTCGTCTCCTACGCCGACGACCTCATCACCGTGGGCTCGCACGACGAGCAGAGCCTCGGCGCCAGCATTCTCGTCGCGCTCGCCGAGTCCGACCGTTTCGCCGACGCCACGCTGCGCAGGATCTGTGTTTCCGCGCCCACCATCGAGCGCCTCATCGAGATGCTCAGCTGGAAGGGGGCCTCGGAGCGGGACGTCCGGCGCTCGGCCGCCGTGGTCGTGTCCATGCTCACCGAGAGGAAGCTCATCCTGCTACGAGTCACCGGCATCCCCGGTGCCATCGAGTCCGTCGCGTCGCTGCTCTACGCCGACCTCGACGAGCTCAACATCCTCGGTCTCTCCATCCTCAACAAGCTGGCGCACGACCACGACAACTGCGACAAGATCGGCAAGACCAGGGGCCTCCTCGACAAGATCATCTCCTACTCCAGCATCGACCATGCGCTGGCGGCGTCGACGCCCAGGGACATGAGGATCAAGGCGGTGAAGCAGTCGCTGCGCGTGGTGAAGAGGCTGGCCAGCACGACGGGGAACACCGGGAAGCTGCTCCGACGGGAGCTCACCGACATCGTCTTCACCGTGAGCAACGTCAGGGAGGTCCTGCAGCGGCGCGATAAGAATGTCCAGTTGGAGCTGCACCAGATGGCCATCGAGATACTCACGAGTCTTGCCATGGACGATGTGGCCAGGGAGATAATCGGCGAGACGGGGGGCGTGGTCAGCGTGCTGGTCGCCATGTTCTTGCCGGCGGGGTTTACCACGAAGGAGTGTCGAACGACGGACGCTGTCCGAGTGGAGGCCGGCGAGGCGCTCGCCATGCTGGCTATCGAGAACAAGAAGAACTGCGGGGAGATCATAATGGCTCTCGGCGGAGGGGTCTGGCGGCTCGTCGACGCGCTGAAGGACCCCATCATCATAGTCAGCGCCGCAAGGATCATGCGCAACTTATGCTCCTACGCCGGTGACGAGTGGCAGATCCCGCTGAGAGGGGTCACCGCCGGCGCCGCCAAGGTACTTAGGTCCATCACGGTGGAGAAGGCCAAGATCCTCAGCATCTTCATCGGGCTGGCGGCGCAGATGCTCCCGTACATGGAGCCCGGGGAACTCCACGCGAGGCTCGCCGCGGCGAGGGTAGTGGACACGGTGCTGGCAAGGACGCTCGTGCAGGTGCTGCGGGAGTACAGCCGCCCGTCCATGGATGTACCCCGGATCCGGCGGTACACCATCGAGCTCGCCATGGCCATGATGCGGTTGGACGCGCGCTACGTGGCCCTGTTCGTGGAGCTCGGGATGGGGAGCGAGCTGAGGTGCGTGGCGGGGACCACCTCGCAGCTGGAGTGCTTCAACGTCTTCTCCGGGAGCGTCGGGCTCAGCCGCCGCGCAACCAGCGTCCGCTCCCTCGTCACGTCGGCATTGGAGCTGATGAACAAGGGCCGGAATTAA